The Eleginops maclovinus isolate JMC-PN-2008 ecotype Puerto Natales chromosome 18, JC_Emac_rtc_rv5, whole genome shotgun sequence genome segment cCTTTACCAGCAATATCAAATGTCCAGTGATCACCCAACAAAAATACTGAACTCTGTCGTAGGTGCAAGTGTCCAGACTCAAAGACTAAACTGATGTCGAACAAAGTGATGACAAGGGATGAAATCAAAGCCAAACAAATTCAGTTGGATAAAATGTACATCTCTTTACCTCCAGGGTTTAACTAGATTTGTGCTTGCAGTGGATCTGGCCACAGTTGCCTTATCTATTCTGTCCCTTCTTTTCCCATGACCTTATCTACAACCACACAAGTAAGGCGTGGTAACAGTTCAAGTCAactctaaaaaaagaaaattctcaTGGTCAGCAACATTGGAATTGTGCCATTCTTGGCTTGAAAGTTTTAAACCACATTACAATGAAACCAATGTCTCAAAGTTCTTTATCATTGTAGGGATGTTGGTATAATGAACAGGTTCATGACCCTGGTCAATCTCTTATTTATCTAATGTCAACTTGAGGGTCAAGAAGGCCTTCCTTTAAACCACATCAAGTACTTTCAAACTTACATGTCAGCAAATATCTGCACTGCTGAAGAGTCGTTGAGAGAGAATCTTAGTGCTTTTAACGTCACTGGAGTAGGGTTAGTAAAAATAACATTGctctttaaatgatgttttatttatcattgtaGGTCTGTGCTGATGTTAGGTTTCATTAAAGGTCTTACATGATCTATCATCAGTTGAAGGTTAGTTTTTGGGGGAAGTCAGTAACTAATGTGGCCATATTACTAAATCTCTTCAGTAGCAGTTGAATTGTATCCCATGGCCTTAATCTACCCCTTGACCAAAAAAATCTGGCCCCTGATAAAAGTGGAAGTCTcacctttgtttgttttttataaatccaCCTAAGACAAGAATACAAATACAAGGCTCaagatttttttacaaaagccATTTTTTCCAGGAATGAATGCGGAATTCTCCCTCTAAAGACAAATCCAGATGTTAGCGGGTTGGTGTCAAGTGGTAAAGGTCCTTTAACTCAAAAATATTTCTCGGTTGGTCAACGCACGAGACAAATGAGATATCCGTTACCAATCTTATTCTTTCCACTGTGCTTTAAgacactgccccccccccccgcaatTGAATACCAACTGAACTTGTCTGACCCTTGCTCTAACCTACTGCCTCTTTGATCTTTAAATTGTTTCTTCTAAAAGTCAAGTAGAGGGAAATCATGGAAGTCAAGAAAAAAATTGAGTCAATTAGAATTTTTGTATCACTAAGACATCTAGAgttctaaaaaatgtaaaaagagatATTCTCCTATGCAGACAATAACAAAACGAAGCCCAAATGTCTCCAAGGGACATGAAGTGTGTTCTGGTGCTACGTGGCAGGAAAGGGGTGTTAGAATGGGGGGCTGGGGGATAGACAGAAGCGAGGAATGGCCCCTGGAAGGCGTTTAGGAAATGCTTGAGGGGTCCAACCCTCCCAGAtcactgaaacaataacaactcTGACACCGGGCAGGGCCATTAGGAAACCTGCTTACAGTAGTGTAGTGCAGATATAATCTCATGGACTCACTAATGACTAGGTTCCTCGCTGTGCGCAGTCGTAGGATGTttaatttacaaatgaaaaataatggaGGGAAAGTTCCGAGGCTTAGTGAAAAACATAGCGAGGATATATGTGAAGGCCAAAggtgcatgtttatttttaaggcCTTCTGTAACGGATACTCAATAGAAAGTGATATCTACGATTTGACACACTGCTACCTACATGTCGTTTTTCATGTCTGCAGGTTAAAAGCAAATCCATACTTTCTCTCCACTCAAGGACAAGTAGTTAAAAGCTAAGTAGACATGGGCATGTCCAAGCTCATTTCTATTGCACCGGGAATGTGATGCATGGCAGACATAGCCTTACAGTGTGAAGCTTATGAGGCTGGCACAAATCTCCATTTGTTATAACAGCAAATATTTATCTAACCACCCCTGCGTCATCactgaaatatttaataaatctgcagctgcagaggaaacatCTAGTAAAGCCTCTGATGCTTATCATCAGCtgccaaaaaaaagaacagcaaaTGAATCACAGCATGACACAGTGATGGCTGGTGATTCAGTGGTACCTCACTGGTAGCTAGAATGTTTGAAAGTACTTAAAATGCCTCCAAGCTTAGTTTAAACATTACAGTGGAGAAGACATAAGGCCATTGACCCGCATTTTACAAGCTAGTGCACTCAACCCtaatagaaaaagaaataacaagaaGACTTTGGACCATTGAGGTTCAGTTTCTGTTTGAGGGGACTACTTAAAGAGAACATCTATTCTTAAAAGGTGTTGCAAGGCCCTATGTTGCAATTATACTAAAATTAAAGAGAAACACATGGAGAAGTTCCTCCCAGAGCAACAAAAAGGAGAGTTCAAAGGCACAGTGACAATAGGGGGACTGATGTTTTACCCTGGCTACAATTACTACAATCACTGtgtacaataaaacacaaaagttCAACCAAGCAAGACCAAGTCAGTCTACAGATTCTATCTAATTAACCTGATGATTTATTATGTTTCTGCCACATTCTTATTTCCCTATAAGACTCAAACTATCACCAAAACACAAGATCTTTTGGCATCCTTGCTAGAACTGGTATCTTTTTAAAGTACACAAGAAGTTGTCAGGGCTTGTGTCTAACTTTAGGGTGGAAAAGAAACTTGTCAACATTACTTACTTTGAGAGTGACACTCCTCCCGCCTTCCCAATGAGCTCCTCGTGGCGGAGGACAGCCTCATTCCATGGAACGTCAAGGAATTTAAGCAGTGTTTTCATCCATTTCTCTGGATGAAGGACCAACTGTTCGTAGTGCACAGGTAGGCATTTGTCCGATGCCTCCAGGCACTGAGTGTACATGGTCTCTATGGCCCGGTTCCACTTGGTCAGGCAGTCCCTGTAGCTACCCAGGTCAAAGCCGGCAATGGTCACCTTCCGTGAGATCATAGAGTGGACTGAAGCCCGACCATCACGAATCATGAGTAGGAACTTGGCATGAGGAAAGATTTTGGCCAGGTAGGAAAGCGACTTCAAAGCAAAAGGGTCCTTGTTGCAGAGGAAGTTGGCGGGCTCTCCGTGTTTTACGATGATTTCCAACAGGAATGCCTGCATGGCGGCGTCCAGCACCTCATCTGTCACTCCGGCCTCGTCAAGGCGCATCTTCTCCCGTCCAGAGCGGCTCCACATCTGCTTCATGGCCAAGATACGAGGTATGACTCGAGTTTCTTCGCCACAGCGCACCTCAGGGTGGGCATCCAGCATGGCTCGCATTAGCGTTGTCCCGCTGCGGGGCACTCCACCGATGAATATGAGTGGCATGTCTTTATTGTAAACAAAAGGCGTGCTGAGATTCTGGCCTGTCCGTAAGGTGGTCCGCATGCTGCCTCCAAGCGCCGACAGTGGCAGGATCCCGCCCGGCTGGCTGCGCTCCTCTATGCGATGGTGGCACTCCATGGCATGGCGGCCAAGGTAGAAGACCGTGACCGAGCTGATGACCAGACAGGCCACCAGCAAGTTCTGTTTCAGCTTGCCAATCATGTTGCAGGCCACAGGTAGGTGAGGCAATATCACCAAAGGGGCAATTTAGGGGGAGGGACGGGAAAAGGAACTGAAGGGCAATCAAGGTTCCCACCCTTTATGGTTGTTTGCTGGGAACCGGGCATGGATCGAGCTCCCTGGTGCACAGTAGGCGTGGAGTCCCCAGCTCCATGAGGCCTGGATTGTGgtacaaaacacaaaagacagTTCTGATTAAAAACCATGATTACTCGAAAAACTGTAGTTTTTCATGTCccagatttaaaaataacttgtgaCAGATGTCTGGCCCTATGACCGTCATTCTGCACATCAAAAGCATCTCAGAAGAATTCTACAGAGGAATTTATGAAGCAGAGTGATCCCCACATTCTCTTTATCCGACAAGTCTTTTGATCTCAGGCCAACATTACTGTGAAATTCTATCACAAAGTGACACAAGACACAGAGCTGCTTCCAACACCATTATGACAATGGAGTTGCGATCCGAATAAACTAATAAAGTCCGTCTCCCAGGCTTTTTGGAGAGAGTTGCTAGAAAGAATTCAATGACAAAGAATCTTTGCTGAAGGAACATCAACAATCTAGCTCAACAAATGTATGGATTTACAAGAATAGATCATTGTTTTATCTTGCTGGACATTTCTCTTTGGCTTTGATTCTCAGGTAGTGCGTCATTCTTTACGTTGAGCCTCTAATTTTGACAtaagcatgcacacaaactcaATCTGTATATAGGGTACTGTGTacttacagaaaacatacacacactaaaactTCCCGCATATAAACTGTACACGCCGCAGCGGACTGGCTGAGAGCTTTCCTCCTGATGTTGGGTCATAAAACCTGCAGGCTTACGACAGCTTATATGTTAAATGGTTTTCTCTGTGCTGGCCCTGAAGCCACAGTCACCCTCCTCAACAAACGATCTGGTAGGTAGAGGGGGGAGGATTTAGGGCAAAGGGAAGTCACGGCAGGTCACTGCAAAGGAAGTGCTCCCCTTACAGACCACATTCACTTTACAAAATGTTTCACAACCATATtataaaagcaaataaacagTGAAATAACTGCAATTAATGAATGTTCCATTGATTGGAATCTTACAGTTGCTGAGTAGATTACAAAAATAGCAACACTTTCTGTGAAATTGgcaaacaaacaatgtttttgtggGAAATAACATCTTTCAACCCATCCCGAGTCAGAACATAGCGCAGCCCAACAGTAATTACTAGTTTTGGAGATTCAAGAGTTGTCATTTTCAGGTCCAGGGCCCACGTAGTGCAAGTAGCAAATATACTTTGGCTTATCCGTGTGCACATGggtgtgttattttttttagcaataGGTGTGGTCAGGCACATGGATAAAGCATTGCTTTCTTGTGGCAGCAGAAAACATTTGCGCCATTGAAGGAGGAAAACCTGATCTACAGTCTATGGTGCTATACttattttttaccaaaatgtGTCATGTCAACTACTGCTGTTTATAAACCCTTGTATGGACATTACACTCAAATCTCTGTGCTCAGCATTTCCTCCGTGTCAGCAAGTGTAAATGTAGGTTACTTTTACGTTTTTGAGGTAGCTTACAGGCCTTCTTCCTTGAGGCCTCACTTTATGCTGAGCCCCCCAGTGGGTTGCATGGgaaagaaatacagtttttatgACATGCTTATagtatttaatattacattacaaGTATTGTGCCCTAAGAGGTGAGATTGCTCATCTTAAAAGGAGTTGATGGGACAGATTTTTGGAAGATTCCGAGGGTCCTGTATCCAAAGGCAACATTCATTTGCTTATGCAATTTCACTTCCAGAACAAGTAGTAGGTTTTTCTCAGTTCTTGTGTCATGTGTTTTAGATCATGCACTATGGATAACTTCAATAAAACCCCTTATATTTAGCATAATCTATATAATCATCTTGCTTGGAAACTTTCAGTCTGATCTTCAGTTGTTGTAAGTCAGGGGTTATGGTAAGGGTCCCCAAAGACTGTCGCTAAACAGAACTTACCACGCTAAGATTAATGAAGTATAACTTTACTCATAAGTCTAGGAATTAAGTGTTTGCACCTCACATTCCAGTGtcttttctgctgtttgtttacacGTGTTAAACGTCATTAGGAGCATGATGGTTAACAGGCTCTGTAGGCATTGTTCTGACACAGCGGGGATTCTGGCATCACTTTGTGACAGGTTGATGTTCATCACAGCAGAGCAATGAACCCAGTGCACCCCTCTCCCCCGTCAGGGTATTTGAGGCGAAACGGAATGACGCAAGACACTGTCATCGTCTTTGTTCCAACTCATGTTGAATTAATCAGGGAGACTGCACACTATACATTACTGCTAAATGGCATTTCATCCTCTGGAGGTCTTACATACAAACATACCAGtagaaatgtttttcataattCATGTTTGTTAGGGAATGGTGACTGCTTACGAAATAGACTATTTTTATCTGTGCCTAACCCTGACCCAATTAATGGTTCAACACAACTTGCAGAGAGGCGTATGACAAATAGAAATGACGAAGACATTGCTGTATTATTCTCAAAATATCTGAAGTCTTCAGGTCAGATGGTGACGAACCACAGAAATTTCAAACGATGACTATCTTAATACATACTATTACATCCATCACCATTGGAGATGCACAAATTTCTCAGCTAACACCTAGGTTTGGAATAACACTTAAATGCAGATAGAGATGTCAGTACTTCTCTGTTTTCTtatttacatattattttttattccccTTTTATGCTAGGGAAACAATAAGtcttcattattaaaaaaaactgtgattgCCCTTTATCACATTACCTTTAAATgagcacacataaacacatttagaaaactaCCTTTAATAGAACATTCTTTCAcaagataatgtgtttttatgaattgaTCTGTTCCAAAAGCCTCTGTAGGTTCCAGCTAAGTACCAAGTCATATACCCAAAGAAAACAGATACAGATAGGGCTACTGCCATCGGCACATACCAGCTTATTTGCTGATGTGCGGATAACAGTAGATTGGG includes the following:
- the tpst1 gene encoding protein-tyrosine sulfotransferase 1 isoform X1, which translates into the protein MIGKLKQNLLVACLVISSVTVFYLGRHAMECHHRIEERSQPGGILPLSALGGSMRTTLRTGQNLSTPFVYNKDMPLIFIGGVPRSGTTLMRAMLDAHPEVRCGEETRVIPRILAMKQMWSRSGREKMRLDEAGVTDEVLDAAMQAFLLEIIVKHGEPANFLCNKDPFALKSLSYLAKIFPHAKFLLMIRDGRASVHSMISRKVTIAGFDLGSYRDCLTKWNRAIETMYTQCLEASDKCLPVHYEQLVLHPEKWMKTLLKFLDVPWNEAVLRHEELIGKAGGVSLSKVERSTDQVIKPVNVEALSKWVGKIPADVVRDMAVIAPMLSRLGYDPHANPPNYGRPDPKVLDNTRRVFKGEFQLPDFLKEQSQIQKSAERPNPS
- the tpst1 gene encoding protein-tyrosine sulfotransferase 1 isoform X2 → MIGKLKQNLLVACLVISSVTVFYLGRHAMECHHRIEERSQPGGILPLSALGGSMRTTLRTGQNLSTPFVYNKDMPLIFIGGVPRSGTTLMRAMLDAHPEVRCGEETRVIPRILAMKQMWSRSGREKMRLDEAGVTDEVLDAAMQAFLLEIIVKHGEPANFLCNKDPFALKSLSYLAKIFPHAKFLLMIRDGRASVHSMISRKVTIAGFDLGSYRDCLTKWNRAIETMYTQCLEASDKCLPVHYEQLVLHPEKWMKTLLKFLDVPWNEAVLRHEELIGKAGGVSLSKVERSTDQVIKPVNVEALSKWVGKIPADVVRDMAVIAPMLSRLGYDPHANPPNYGRPDPKVLDNTRRIQKSAERPNPS